AATGGAGAAGGCTAAAGACTCCCATTTCAAAGACAACACATGAAGTTATGCTCAGCAACATCACATCAAATGCTGCTGTTCAGATGTGGTACTCGTCCACAACAGAAATAGAGAGCAAGAGAACATTTAAAGCCTGAAAGCTACACATTGATATTTTCATCCTGAAAATGGATAAGTGATTGAAAATATCAGGTGTTTACATAAAAATAAGAGTCAGCATGTGTTGGGACGTTGCATGCTCCAGCACATAACCATGTCACGAGTCTCACTATGTTCAGTAGCTAGTTCTGGCCAAAAGACCAAGTCACTTCCAAACAAAATAGGAAGTAGAAACATTCCCACTTGGCCAGACCAGCAGCGCTTCCATGGGAACACAGTGCAGTGCTTTTTAAGCACAGTGCAGTCAGTGCTCCAATGAGAGCTGCAAAAGACAAATGTATTTGATCAGGGAGTTCAGCATTTGATACATGGCCATAACAGACTGTGCAGCAGTCAAAATGATAAGGGCTTTTCCCCCCATGTGAAGCTGGCTATGGAAGCTATATAGTACAGTTTACAAGACAAAGTTAGTACTGTATGAACTGGCAAACCACGTAACGGGCACCTTAAAATAAGGTCCTTGGCTTTGTCAGATATGGGGACTTCTGGAGGAAATGTGAGGGTCTCTTTCCAATTCATTACTTTCTTGTACGTTTCTTGAGGAGTCTCAGAACAGAAAGGTGGATAAcctgaggaggaaaagaaacatcttgtataaagcaaaaataattcctttaGTTACTGAAGTCTACAGTGCACCAGAACACATCTGAGAAACCATGCAAGGAGGAGATGCTTTGAGAGCCTGACCCcaagcacacagacacagctgaTGTCCTGCACAACTCCTGGGAATGCAGGCAGTGCTCATTTCTTACCAATCAGCATCTCATACATGATGACCCCCAGCGACCACCAGTCACAGAGCTTGTTGTAGCCTGTCTGCATGAAAACTTCAGGAGCAATGTAATCCGGAGTCCCCACAGTAGAAAAAGCCTGGAATGGATACGACAAATTACATATCCTTAGATAAAACTTGCTGATATTGGAACTTGAGCAACAACAGTGATTTCAAGGAAGACACCAGATTGACTAAAAGACCCTTCAGCAAAGTTGTTTAAAGGCTTTCTATGAAGatgtgcaaaggaaaaaattgaaTTGTTTACATGAAGGGGTCTTAAAATACCATTGGGGAAACTAAAAAGGTACCTTTGTCTACACATAATCATTAGCAGACACCAGCTATCAGTGCAGTGCTATCTCAGGCACAGCTGCTTGGCAGCTGGATGAAGGACAAACGGGAatcattcctttttaaaagaagcaCCACAAATCTCAACTCCCACGTTGTTCAGAACAGACCTGGATTAATGCCTGCCATGTACAAGGCTGTGCTgtctgagagcagcagctcaaAAGAGAACACCTCCAAACAGGTGAAGTGTTGTACTCACCAGCTGCCGTCTGTTTCTCTTCCACGTCTCTGCTTTCCGTTTGGAATTCATGTTCTGGAAAGCTGAAGGGGATTGGAATGTTTCAGTCCTACTCATCACCCAACAGACAGTTTTTACTCCAAAACCATGACACTAAAAGCCTCCTCTCCAACaccacagagcccagctgctTGAATTCAGCCATGCCCTCCAGAGCTTCCTACCATCCCTACCTGCTCACCACTGTCCCCTATGGCCAAAGTTTACCACCAAGGTATTGGTTGGTGCACACCTGAATTTGGCTCACACAAGATAAGCCACGTGGGCCGTGAAGCAGTCAGCCTGCCTCAGCAAGTGATTAAATGCTCAAGGAAACTGTGTGCACATTTATTAATTTGAGATAACAGCTGGCATCTACAAGTTACACTGAGCTCTCATTTGTTTTAGTGCACACGCTGAGACAGGCTACAGCATTGCCTACCTGAACTATGAACTTCTGGAAATGAAGATGGATATTAAAGTAACTGACACTGTTTTTATGAAGTAGTTTTGCAGACATTCAAAACTACACTTTGAGATGCAATGTTCGTTATTAGACCCAAACTGCAGCATTCTAAGTTCACACTGAAATGTGCCATTGGGCAACAAGAGCCAGTCAACAGATACCACTCTGAAGCCAAATCACTTACTGAAGTCACTGGGAAGGCTATGGTTCAGGTTCCTATAGAACTCTGTTCTATGGGCTTTCTTCAGTCCGGTGCACAGACCAAAATCTGAGAGTTTCACGTGGCCCTAGAAACAAAAATGCCCAAAGTACAACAACAGTGTGAGAATTATCATGGCAAGGGCAGTTGTACACTTCTTCAAGTCCCTTTATTTTGGTAAGGAACAGATGTGCTCTCCATACACTCGTTTTAACCTCAGACTGGATGTGTACACAGAACTGAGCTATTCATGTTTTCATCACTACTATCCAGAGAAAGCCCTTTTTCTAACAGCAATATAGCTCAAGAACCCTCTGCTCCTGCAAGCCCTCTGCTTCAGAGTGAGTGCAAACATCCCcagagggagctgcagcccctgcacagTGCAGTGACTGCTGGATTGGAAAGGCACCTTGGATCCACTCCAGCACACACCACCACCACGCTCTCTGGGTGTGATTATGTCTTTTACTAAAacacaaatgcttttcaaagTGCTGAGTTTATCTGTGTCTAGATGTGGACATACTGAATTACAGCACTAATTCCAGCAGCATGCTATTAGCTGGTAAAATATAATTTACTGTTGGCACGCTTTTCCAAACTAGCTAACTCTTAAGCCAACTTGTAGCAGGCAACAGGGCAGCAAGACAAGCAAGCTTTCTGCAGAGTTCCTGCAGTAACCACTTAGAAGCAAACAGATAACATGACAAGCCTTCAGAAAGACATCCTGATTCTGAGGAAGATAATATCTCTACTTTCAGTCTCACTAACAGAGCAGTTAAATGCTTCACATTTGATATGATCATCTGCCCAATAGCTGGCAAGGGTGAGCATAAACAGACGtgagacagaaaggaaacatcTTTGACCAAGAGTGAAGAACTGAAACTGTGTATTTCAAATTGCAGCTGAAATAACCAAGAATAGCTGAACAACAGTCACAAGACAGCTCCTAAGTGAGATATGAATACAACAGAGGATGGATTTATTGGCTTTTCCTCCCCCCAGCAACATGGTAAAAGCCAGGCTACAGAAGAAGCAGTACTCCTACTACCAGTACTCCTACTACCCTGGCAAGCTGTTGGTGCATACCTTGCTGTCCAGAAGAAGGTTGTCTGGTTTGATATCTCGATGGATAAAGCCCAGTTGATGAATAGAATCAATGGCGAGCACAGTCTCAGCTATATAGAACTGCGTCTCTTCTTCTGTTAGCGTGTCTTTTTTCATCAAGAGTGTCATCATATCACCTAGAAGCAAACACCCCCCCCCAACAGCaaaggtaaaacaaacaaacaaacaaacaaatccacaACCCCCAGTCCCTGACTGCACTTGTAATTAAGAGACTGGAAACCCTcagagggaaggagagcagcCTTTTGTCTTCATGCAGTTACCTCCAGGCAGGAACTCCATGATAAGGTAGAGGTTCAGCTTATCCTGAAAGCTATAGAACATCTTCACAACCCACAAGCTGTCTGCTTCCACGAGGATGTCCCGCTCAGCACGGATGTGGCCAACCTGGAAATATATATGCATTCCATTAATTACAAGTCTGTGTTTTATTAATGCTTTAATGTCATGGGAAATTCAAGTATTACATTGATGCTGCTATATTTTCCAGGATGTTCTTCCCCAATCTGGGAAATTCTATTGAGCACCAACTCCACATCAGCCTTCAGCAGGAAGGTGTGGAAGACCCAGAAGTTCCCACTGGAAAGCTTTCAAGGACTCCTGCCTTTGGACATTTGTACCTTAATTACTGCCACACATTAACGTACACATAGGAGGGCAAGACAGCACTAACCCCATTATTTTAAGCAAGGATacaagcaaaagaaatggaaacCAACCCATAATGTCCCATATAGAAAGAGACactacattttaattttcaagtcTCAAAGGATTTGCGTTGCCTTCAAGTCAGAAGTGCACATGCAGTAAAGGATACTATTAAAAACACTTAGAACAACTTCAATAACAGACCACTCCAAAACACAATGTATTGCCATGGGAAAATTCAGAAGGGGAAACATATGGTTGATTATATAAGCAACTGAATCATATGTAGAGAAGTATCTCTGTGTTTATGAAGACCTTTCACAACTGGGTGCCTTGAGAACCAGCTCTTTTCTAAGCAGCCAGCGTGTCCTTCAGGCCCTTGATTCAGCTCCTTCCAACAGCCTGAGAGCAGAGCACTCCTTTGGCAGCGTGCACCAaggaagcacagtgctgcttgGGTTTGGTACAAGTGTGCTCAGACACAGAATCCAGTTCCTGGTTTTAtgaccacacacacacacacacacagcacctcCCAGGCTCATCGCAGTGCTGAAGAAGAAACGACTGCCTGACAACATTCCCATTTCCTCCATACaaaatagggaagaaaaagccACATCACTGCTTTAGCTAGTAACCCTAAGATGCCCATCACTGCCCTCACACACACATCACGATTACCTCCCAAAGTCACCCAAGGCACAGATGTGGCACTGCTAGTTAAGGCAGCTATTCacctgctctttctccagcATATCAGCTTTACGCAGTATTTTCATGGCATAAACGTGCCCCGTGTCCTTCTTCTGGACAAGCCGCACCTAGAAAGCACATACAGCTCGAGTCAGACACAGCCCTGCCACCACACCTCTCCACAAATCCGGGTCTCAGCTCCTCGGCTCCCATTTCATTCAGTTGTATCAGACCACACAAACCCAAATCATTACACAGTGCATGGCAATGGCAAGGAAGTTCTGTTAATTCCAAGAGATTAAGTCATTTTAACAGAGTTTAACTTGTGTGAACTACATAAGCCTTTAGCAATGTCACGTGAAGATACTTGTAGGCATCTTTCCTGGACCcacctctccaaaagctcctcTGCCTATTACTTTTAAGGACTCGAAGTCCTCCAGGCCGAGCCTTGTTCTCTTCAGGCGAAGGAACTCCGTTTCTTTCTGTGCGTGCGCTGATCTCCTGATCCTTTTCTGGAGgtgagggagaagaaaacacagctctgcagttgtGCTCCATTGCAGTCGCAGCAATTCCACGTAAAGATGCTGGATTGCCATTTGTACAAAATTCACTCCTATTACTTCACcattaaaatgattttcccATATTAATTACCTCCTCATCTTTCAATCCTTCTTCTTCCATCATTTGTTCTAGCTTCTTTTGTCTGAAGGAAAGACAAACATCAGAAGAAAGAAGTTGAATTCTTGAACATGTTCCCTCAATCACATGCACATAAcccaccacagctctgctctctgcctgctgtgaAAGGAGAACAAACGCGTATGATACACAACAGGGAATCAGAGACAAAATTAATTCTGAGGAACCTGCTACTGCTGCTTTACCGTTCTTCAGCAATTTACATCTCTACTTCTGATAATCCAAACCTGCCTGAGTTTCACGTGTCTGACTGAGGTGTACATTTTCACTGTATGGAACACAGACCGAGGAGATCTGAGGTCAGTTCCTGCCCCTACCTTCAGCAGCTGGACATGTGCTCTGAAACCAAAGCCACACAAACACTTCAGCATCGAAGTCTCACTTCTTCCAGGGGCACATCTGTGGATCTGTACCACAGTTTCTCTGCATCTCGGATGCATCAATGCCAAATGTCACCCTATTTCCTGATACTGCAAatatttgagaaaagaaaaccagccaGAACATATCTTCCCACCTAATTAAAATCAGACAGCAACTgggagcaaagaaagaaacaagatttCAGAGAGGAGAAGGGGTTCAGGGAACATACGCTGCGATTATCTATGGGAACTCCTTCCCAGTACTGCGCGCATTCACAGCTGGCTGAACTGAGGTTGTGAGTTTTGGGGTTTTCTGTGGTTAGTTTTCTCCTGTTCTGTGCGTATTCCTTTGGCACAACACAACAAGTGTGCTAAATTCCCTGACTTTGTGCAAGTCGTTCTTGGCAACATCCCCTTCTGGTCCCTGTGCCACTGCGCAGCTGCTGCAATGCAATAGTATTTTGGGCTATCACTTCCACCATCAGGCACTTCTCAACTGCGTCACCCTGACTGCAGTGCCCAGACACCTCATCTCACActcaaaaagagaaagctcagcACAACTGAGCGATGCTGAAACCCCCTTAAGCACCTCAGCAGATCCCACCTGCACTTCAGCTCCAAGCTGCACATCCACACATCCAGCAgttgtggaaagaaaagcaaacactgaacTTCCAAACGATGCTTTTACAAACATTTtaactcaaaaagaaaaaaaaaaagcccttgtTGAGGTTTTGGGAGCAGACAACAGCGCTCAGAACAGAAAGACAGGAATTAAATCagtgatattttctgtttggattGGGCCTCAATCTCTCTTTAATGTGAAGCTTAGAAGAGAACGTGTACACAAGACAATCTATTTCTAAATTGCTTCCACGTTTCTGCAGTTATTGCTGTTACCAAGCAGTCCTCTTGGATCGAGCTCAGCTTTTGGCAGCGAGTCTGCAGGCAAATAAACACTGAACCTCTTAGAAAATTCTGATTATAGACTGCACAGCAAGCTGGGAGCGCAGCAGACATCCCTGTGCTACAACTCAAGGGTACCCACCAAATTAGAGGCTTCTGgccaaaggaaaacaaaaataacaccTGTCAGTGCAATGACTTGGTACATTATGGCCAACCAGCTTAAGGGGGTGCGATAGGGTCAGTCAGCTCACACACAAAGGCAGCACCGGGTGACAGCAGTGACAGGTGATGGtggtgcagccccagcactgctgcctgtgccacagccctccctgcagaaaaacagcagaaagatgtGGGCTTTCTACCTCCAAACCGCACTGGGACCAAACCAAGCACGTCTTCTACTCAGTCCTATAGCCTGACCTGATGGAGCTGCGTTGCATGTCCCCGTCCATTGCAGGGAGCAGGACCAGATGGCTGCTGAAGGTCCCCTCCAGCTCAACAATTCTATGAGAACACGCTTTATTCTAAGCTCCTTCACAGCCCTACCCGTGTGCTGTTACCTCATCTCCCGCTCCTCATGCTGTGCAATGAGATTGCTGTAGAAGTTCTCCAGCGTCACCTTCGTCATCGTCACCCGCTCCTTGGTGTGGTTGCTCATAGAGGAGCACGGCGTCGGGCCCGTCATGGCCATGGCTGTAAGGACAGGAGGGAACAGCTGAcaggagcagcacacagccctcagaCCAGAGCGGCCTTCAGGAGGGAGATGCTGAATCGCGGGGACCGGAGGGGAGTTGATGAGACACAGACAGCTCAGCTGCCCGAGCTCAGATTGAGCAGGGAAAAAGCCTTACAAAATAAAGGTAAAGCCAAGCTTCCTGTTTTGCACATTTCTGACCTGAGAATAAGAGGGAAGGAAACTTAAGAAACACGGCGCCCCAGAAGCCACAATCTGAGGCAGCAATGAAAGCAGCCATTGCTCCCAATGAGACCTCTCGGTGTTTCTCTGCTAACAGCACCACTACGCCCGGCCCAGGAGCTCCTGTCCCCTCACAGCGATCTCATCCAATGCCAACGGGCAGCCAAGGAAGGAGAGGGGCGCTGCTACTTTGCAGATCCCTCCCTTTGCACCGAACCCCCCGATCCAGCGGGTCGGCCGCTCACAGCGCTTCGCTTCGCGGCCCAACAGCCTTCAGGGACTCCTTTGGGGAACACCTCGGAGCGCTCCGGGGCGGTGCAGGTGCGGGCAGACCCGGCGGCCTCACTTCGCTCCCCGAACCGCGGAGATCGGAGGCACAGAACGCAGCCCGGGCCCGCGCGGAGCGCACGGCGCTGCGGAGCGCTCTGTGTGACCCCACCGCCCCCACACCCACCCGCGGAGCGCCGCTCGGTTTCGTCTGCCACGGAGCAGAGCGGGAGCGATTGAAGAGCCGCAGGTGGGGGAGAAGGAGGGTATAAataaaggaggagaaaggagaagcgCCGCCAGGTGCTCCCGCACCGCCGAGCGGACAAAGGGCCCCGCCCGGCGCGAGGAGCGGCCCCCGCTGCTGCCCCCACCCCGCAGAGGGGCGCGGaagaggcggcggcggcggcggcgcttaCCGGAGCCCCCCCTCGGGAAGGGGACGGTGAGGAGCGGACCGCAGCGCTGCGATCACGGCGGAGGGACCCGGCGGGCGGGAGACGGGAACGTCAAGAGACACCGAGCGGAGCGCGCCCCCTCCAGAGCCGGCGGACC
Above is a window of Gallus gallus isolate bGalGal1 chromosome 26, bGalGal1.mat.broiler.GRCg7b, whole genome shotgun sequence DNA encoding:
- the STK38 gene encoding serine/threonine-protein kinase 38 isoform X2, which codes for MAMTGPTPCSSMSNHTKERVTMTKVTLENFYSNLIAQHEEREMRQKKLEQMMEEEGLKDEEKRIRRSAHAQKETEFLRLKRTRLGLEDFESLKVIGRGAFGEVRLVQKKDTGHVYAMKILRKADMLEKEQVGHIRAERDILVEADSLWVVKMFYSFQDKLNLYLIMEFLPGGDMMTLLMKKDTLTEEETQFYIAETVLAIDSIHQLGFIHRDIKPDNLLLDSKGHVKLSDFGLCTGLKKAHRTEFYRNLNHSLPSDFTFQNMNSKRKAETWKRNRRQLAFSTVGTPDYIAPEVFMQTGYNKLCDWWSLGVIMYEMLIGYPPFCSETPQETYKKVMNWKETLTFPPEVPISDKAKDLILRFCCEWEHRIGASGVEEIKSNPFFEGVDWEHIRERPAAISIEIKSIDDTSNFDEFPESDILKPTVATSNHPETDYKNKDWVFINYTYKRFEGLTARGAIPSYMKAGK
- the STK38 gene encoding serine/threonine-protein kinase 38 isoform X1, with the protein product MVAHARHRGAMAMTGPTPCSSMSNHTKERVTMTKVTLENFYSNLIAQHEEREMRQKKLEQMMEEEGLKDEEKRIRRSAHAQKETEFLRLKRTRLGLEDFESLKVIGRGAFGEVRLVQKKDTGHVYAMKILRKADMLEKEQVGHIRAERDILVEADSLWVVKMFYSFQDKLNLYLIMEFLPGGDMMTLLMKKDTLTEEETQFYIAETVLAIDSIHQLGFIHRDIKPDNLLLDSKGHVKLSDFGLCTGLKKAHRTEFYRNLNHSLPSDFTFQNMNSKRKAETWKRNRRQLAFSTVGTPDYIAPEVFMQTGYNKLCDWWSLGVIMYEMLIGYPPFCSETPQETYKKVMNWKETLTFPPEVPISDKAKDLILRFCCEWEHRIGASGVEEIKSNPFFEGVDWEHIRERPAAISIEIKSIDDTSNFDEFPESDILKPTVATSNHPETDYKNKDWVFINYTYKRFEGLTARGAIPSYMKAGK